One window of the Triticum dicoccoides isolate Atlit2015 ecotype Zavitan chromosome 3B, WEW_v2.0, whole genome shotgun sequence genome contains the following:
- the LOC119277962 gene encoding MADS-box transcription factor 2, translated as MGRGKIEIKRIENQSNRQVTFSKRKNGVLKKAKEISVLCDAEVGVVVFSSAGKLYDFCSPKTSLSRILEKYQTNSGKILWDEKHKSLSAEIDRIKKENDNMQIELRHLKGEDLNSLQPKELIMIEEALDNGLTSLHEKQMEHYDRLVKHGKMLEDENKLLAFKVHQHDIALSGSMRDLELGYHPDRDFAAQMPITFRVQPSHPNLQEDS; from the exons atGGGGCGCGGGAAGATCGAGATCAAGAGGATCGAGAACCAGAGCAACCGCCAGGTGACCTTCTCCAAGCGCAAGAACGGGGTCCTCAAGAAGGCCAAGGAGATCAGCGTGCTCTGCGACGCCGAGGTCGGCGTCGTCGTCTTCTCCAGCGCCGGCAAGCTCTACGACTTCTGCTCCCCCAAGACCTC GCTATCAAGAATCTTGGAGAAGTACCAGACCAACTCCGGGAAGATACTGTGGGATGAGAAACACAAG AGCCTCAGTGCGGAGATTGATCGAATCAAGAAAGAGAATGATAACATGCAGATCGAGCTCAG GCACTTGAAAGGCGAAGATCTGAACTCGCTGCAGCCCAAAGAGCTGATCATGATTGAGGAAGCACTTGATAATGGGCTGACAAGTCTGCATGAAAAACAG ATGGAGCACTATGACAGGCTCGTGAAACAT GGTAAGATGCTGGAAGATGAGAACAAGCTGCTGGCCTTTAAAGTG CACCAGCATGATATCGCCTTGAGCGGGAGCATGAGGGATCTTGAGCTTGGGTACCATCCAGACAGGGACTTTGCAGCCCAGATGCCGATCACCTTCCGTGTGCAGCCTAGCCACCCCAATCTGCAGGAGGACAGCTAG